A single Cellulomonas sp. SLBN-39 DNA region contains:
- the pstS gene encoding phosphate ABC transporter substrate-binding protein PstS, which produces MKLTPHSRLGAVALTGALALTLAACSSGSSEEPGATGDGAAAELSGSLAAAGATSQENAVAGWIAGFNEQQPGVAVSYDAIGSGGGREQFLAGAVQLAGSDAALDEEELAQATERCYGGEAIEVPLYISPIAVVYNLPDVDAEHINMSAETIAKVFNGDITSWDDAAIAAENPDVELPAIDIIPVNRSDESGTTENFTEYLEAASDGAWPHEASGDWPITGTQSGQGTQGVIDTVTGAEGAIGYADASRAGDLGTVALKVGEEYVPFSAEAAAAVVDASPRAEDATANRLVVELDRTTTAAGAYPLVLMSYSIACSVYEDQADVDNVKAYLTYVASPEGQERAADPTVAGSAPISDDLRTEVMAAIDAIALAG; this is translated from the coding sequence GTGAAGCTCACCCCCCACAGCCGTCTCGGCGCCGTGGCCCTCACGGGCGCGCTCGCCCTGACTCTCGCCGCGTGCTCCTCGGGCTCGTCCGAGGAGCCGGGCGCGACCGGTGACGGCGCCGCAGCCGAGCTCTCGGGCTCGCTCGCCGCGGCCGGTGCGACGTCGCAGGAGAACGCGGTCGCCGGCTGGATCGCCGGCTTCAACGAGCAGCAGCCGGGCGTCGCGGTCAGCTACGACGCCATCGGCTCGGGCGGCGGCCGCGAGCAGTTCCTCGCCGGTGCCGTCCAGCTCGCCGGGTCCGACGCGGCGCTCGACGAGGAGGAGCTGGCCCAGGCCACGGAGCGCTGCTACGGCGGCGAGGCCATCGAGGTCCCGCTCTACATCTCCCCGATCGCCGTCGTCTACAACCTGCCCGACGTCGACGCCGAGCACATCAACATGTCGGCCGAGACGATCGCGAAGGTCTTCAACGGCGACATCACGTCCTGGGACGACGCGGCCATCGCGGCCGAGAACCCGGACGTCGAGCTCCCGGCGATCGACATCATCCCCGTGAACCGGTCCGACGAGTCCGGCACCACGGAGAACTTCACGGAGTACCTCGAGGCCGCCTCGGACGGCGCGTGGCCGCACGAGGCCAGCGGCGACTGGCCGATCACCGGCACGCAGTCCGGCCAGGGCACGCAGGGCGTCATCGACACGGTGACGGGTGCCGAGGGTGCGATCGGCTACGCCGACGCCTCGCGCGCCGGTGACCTGGGCACGGTCGCGCTGAAGGTCGGCGAGGAGTACGTGCCGTTCTCCGCCGAGGCCGCCGCCGCCGTCGTGGACGCGTCCCCGCGCGCCGAGGACGCCACGGCGAACCGCCTGGTCGTCGAGCTCGACCGCACCACGACCGCCGCGGGCGCCTACCCGCTGGTCCTCATGTCCTACTCGATCGCCTGCTCGGTGTACGAGGACCAGGCCGACGTGGACAACGTCAAGGCGTACCTGACCTACGTCGCCAGCCCCGAGGGCCAGGAGCGCGCCGCCGACCCGACGGTCGCCGGCTCGGCGCCGATCTCGGACGACCTGCGCACCGAGGTCATGGCCGCGATCGACGCGATCGCGCTGGCGGGCTGA
- a CDS encoding response regulator transcription factor — translation MTRILLVEDEESYRDPLSYLLAREGYDVVTAATGPEALDRFAEHGADLVLLDLMLPGLPGTEVCRRLRQDSDVPVIMLTAKDDEIDKVVGLELGADDYVTKPYSSRELLARIRAVLRRRSAGRPATADDLEDDGTLEVGPVRMDVDRHTVHVDGHQVAFPLKEFELLEILLRNPGRVLTRGQLIDRVWGSDYVGDTKTLDVHVKRIRAKIEPDPSTPALLTTVRGLGYKLSDGSEE, via the coding sequence GTGACCCGCATCCTTCTCGTGGAGGACGAAGAGTCCTACCGCGACCCCCTGTCGTACCTGCTGGCCCGTGAGGGGTACGACGTGGTGACCGCCGCGACGGGCCCCGAGGCGCTCGACCGGTTCGCCGAGCACGGCGCGGACCTCGTGCTGCTCGACCTCATGCTGCCGGGCCTGCCCGGCACGGAGGTCTGCCGTCGCCTGCGGCAGGACTCCGACGTGCCCGTCATCATGCTCACGGCCAAGGACGACGAGATCGACAAGGTCGTGGGCCTGGAGCTCGGCGCGGACGACTACGTGACGAAGCCGTACTCGTCGCGCGAGCTGCTGGCCCGCATCCGGGCGGTGCTGCGCCGACGGTCCGCGGGGCGCCCCGCGACGGCGGACGACCTGGAGGACGACGGCACGCTCGAGGTCGGCCCGGTCCGCATGGACGTGGACCGGCACACCGTGCACGTCGACGGGCACCAGGTGGCGTTCCCGCTCAAGGAGTTCGAGCTGCTCGAGATCCTGCTGCGCAACCCGGGGCGCGTGCTGACCCGCGGCCAGCTCATCGACCGGGTGTGGGGGTCGGACTACGTGGGGGACACCAAGACCCTCGACGTCCACGTCAAGCGCATCCGGGCGAAGATCGAGCCGGACCCGTCGACGCCGGCGCTGCTGACCACGGTGCGCGGGCTGGGCTACAAGCTGTCCGACGGCTCGGAGGAGTGA
- a CDS encoding cell wall metabolism sensor histidine kinase WalK, with translation MELFEGVVPLVAGALGVLVGAVAVGAFRWSERVQTRMPPLPEPEVDEGLVRTLAVLRSAAVVLDAQDEVLRASAPAHALGLVRDGRLVHASMRDMVAEVRRDGVILDEELDVPRGPVGQGRLLLQVRVAQVTPDLLLVLAEDLTQARRVEAIRRDFVVNVSHELKTPIGALSLLAETVEDAADDPPAVRRFAGRMQAEATRLSALVHEIIELSRLQVAGALEDVAPVSVDAVVAEALDRARTGADAKQVRLSAGGDTGVVVFGDHALLVTAVRNLLDNAVAYSPDGTSVGVGVKRRGHLVEVAVVDEGIGIAAADQERVFERFYRVDPARSRDTGGTGLGLSIVKHVAADHGGDVSVWSQPGRGSTFTLRLPVADQGDDPADAPAADVREAPATPDAPPPDGAAATTTPAAPRGTDRPADGRPATRSTV, from the coding sequence GTGGAGCTGTTCGAGGGTGTCGTCCCCCTGGTCGCCGGTGCGCTGGGCGTGCTGGTCGGCGCCGTCGCCGTCGGCGCGTTCCGGTGGAGCGAGCGCGTGCAGACGCGCATGCCCCCGCTGCCCGAGCCCGAGGTCGACGAGGGTCTGGTGCGCACGCTCGCGGTGCTGCGCTCGGCGGCGGTGGTGCTGGACGCCCAGGACGAGGTGCTGCGGGCCAGCGCCCCGGCCCACGCCCTCGGCCTGGTGCGCGACGGCCGGCTCGTGCACGCCTCGATGCGGGACATGGTCGCCGAGGTGCGCCGCGACGGCGTGATCCTCGACGAGGAGCTCGACGTGCCCCGCGGCCCCGTCGGCCAGGGGCGGCTGCTCCTGCAGGTGCGGGTCGCCCAGGTGACGCCCGACCTGCTGCTCGTCCTGGCCGAGGACCTCACGCAGGCGCGCCGCGTCGAGGCGATCCGCCGGGACTTCGTCGTCAACGTCTCGCACGAGCTGAAGACCCCGATCGGCGCCCTGTCGCTGCTGGCCGAGACCGTCGAGGACGCCGCGGACGACCCGCCCGCGGTGCGCCGGTTCGCCGGGCGCATGCAGGCGGAGGCGACGCGGCTGTCGGCCCTCGTGCACGAGATCATCGAGCTGTCCCGCCTCCAGGTCGCGGGCGCCCTGGAGGACGTCGCGCCCGTGAGCGTCGACGCCGTCGTCGCCGAGGCCCTCGACCGGGCCCGCACCGGCGCGGACGCCAAGCAGGTCCGGCTCAGCGCCGGCGGGGACACCGGCGTCGTCGTCTTCGGCGACCACGCGCTGCTGGTCACCGCGGTGCGCAACCTGCTGGACAACGCCGTGGCGTACTCGCCGGACGGCACGTCCGTCGGCGTCGGCGTCAAGCGCCGCGGCCACCTCGTGGAGGTCGCGGTCGTCGACGAGGGCATCGGCATCGCCGCGGCCGACCAGGAGCGCGTCTTCGAGCGGTTCTACCGGGTCGACCCCGCGCGCTCGCGGGACACCGGCGGCACCGGGCTGGGCCTGTCGATCGTCAAGCACGTCGCGGCCGACCACGGCGGTGACGTGAGCGTGTGGTCGCAGCCGGGCCGCGGCTCGACGTTCACGCTGCGCCTGCCCGTGGCCGACCAGGGCGACGACCCGGCGGACGCGCCCGCGGCCGACGTCCGCGAGGCACCTGCGACCCCCGACGCGCCGCCCCCCGACGGGGCCGCCGCGACGACCACCCCCGCCGCCCCGCGCGGCACCGACCGACCGGCCGACGGCCGGCCAGCGACCAGGAGCACCGTGTGA
- the phoU gene encoding phosphate signaling complex protein PhoU has protein sequence MRDIFDAELKQLGDDLEAMSARVEQAVTNAGRALLTADLTLAESVIADDLAIDALERDLDERCVRLLAQQQPVATDLRVVVSALRMSASLERMGDLARHVAQVTRARYPEVAVPAGLEETFTQMQDAAVRVARRVTTLLGTRDLALAESIEQDDDLLDELHSDTFAAMLGGEWEHGPQATVDVTLLSRYYERFGDHGVSVARRIVYLVTGATAEALDPAAVRGS, from the coding sequence ATGCGGGACATCTTCGACGCCGAGCTCAAGCAGCTCGGCGACGACCTGGAGGCCATGAGCGCCCGGGTCGAGCAGGCCGTGACCAACGCCGGCCGGGCACTGCTGACGGCCGACCTGACCCTCGCGGAGTCGGTGATCGCCGACGACCTGGCGATCGACGCGCTCGAGCGGGACCTCGACGAGCGGTGCGTGCGGCTGCTCGCGCAGCAGCAGCCCGTCGCGACCGACCTGCGGGTCGTCGTCTCGGCGCTGCGCATGAGCGCGTCGCTGGAGCGCATGGGCGACCTGGCCCGGCACGTCGCCCAGGTGACACGCGCCCGGTACCCGGAGGTCGCCGTGCCGGCGGGCCTGGAGGAGACCTTCACGCAGATGCAGGACGCCGCGGTGCGCGTCGCCCGGCGCGTCACCACGCTGCTCGGCACGCGCGACCTCGCGCTGGCCGAGAGCATCGAGCAGGACGACGACCTGCTCGACGAGCTGCACTCCGACACGTTCGCCGCGATGCTCGGCGGCGAGTGGGAGCACGGCCCGCAGGCGACCGTCGACGTGACGCTGCTGAGCCGGTACTACGAGCGGTTCGGCGACCACGGCGTGTCCGTGGCGCGGCGCATCGTGTACCTGGTCACGGGCGCGACCGCCGAGGCCCTGGACCCCGCCGCGGTGCGCGGGTCCTGA
- a CDS encoding phosphoglyceromutase produces MTYTLVLLRHGESEWNAKNLFTGWVDVPLSEKGVAEAKRGGTLLTDAGVLPDVVHTSLLRRAITTANYALDAADRLWIPVKRSWRLNERHYGALQGKNKKETLDEYGEEQFMLWRRSYDVPPPEIELGTQYSQDADPRYAGEPIPRTEALAQVLDRALPYWDAEIVPDLQARKTVLVAAHGNSIRSIVKYLDDVDEQTIAGINIPTGIPLLYELDEETLKPVTKGGTYLDPEAAQAAIAAVANQGR; encoded by the coding sequence ATGACCTACACCCTCGTGCTGCTCCGCCACGGCGAGAGCGAGTGGAACGCCAAGAACCTGTTCACGGGCTGGGTCGACGTCCCCCTCTCCGAGAAGGGCGTCGCGGAGGCCAAGCGCGGCGGGACGCTGCTGACCGACGCCGGCGTGCTGCCGGACGTCGTGCACACGTCGCTGCTGCGCCGCGCGATCACGACCGCGAACTACGCGCTCGACGCCGCGGACCGCCTGTGGATCCCCGTGAAGCGCTCCTGGCGCCTCAACGAGCGCCACTACGGCGCGCTGCAGGGCAAGAACAAGAAGGAGACCCTCGACGAGTACGGCGAGGAGCAGTTCATGCTCTGGCGCCGCTCGTACGACGTCCCGCCGCCGGAGATCGAGCTCGGCACGCAGTACTCGCAGGACGCGGACCCGCGCTACGCGGGCGAGCCGATCCCGCGCACCGAGGCCCTCGCGCAGGTCCTCGACCGGGCGCTGCCCTACTGGGACGCCGAGATCGTCCCCGACCTCCAGGCCCGCAAGACGGTCCTCGTGGCGGCGCACGGCAACTCGATCCGCTCGATCGTCAAGTACCTCGACGACGTCGACGAGCAGACCATCGCCGGGATCAACATCCCCACGGGCATCCCGCTGCTGTACGAGTTGGACGAGGAGACCCTCAAGCCCGTCACGAAGGGCGGCACGTACCTCGACCCCGAGGCCGCGCAGGCCGCCATCGCGGCCGTGGCCAACCAGGGCCGCTGA
- a CDS encoding glycosyltransferase, which yields MTAERAPRVAMLSVHTSPLDQPGTGDAGGMNVYVLELARALAARGSRVEVFTRATSSDLPETVVLDGADADGRPLAPTDARDVLLACDVDPGVTPPVLVHHVPAGPFEVLDKNDLPGVLCGMAAGVLRSEAARRPGWYDVVHSHYWLSGQVGAIAAQRWEVPLVHTAHTLARVKNANLGPGDTPEPTGRVMGEEQVVAGADALVASTAVEARELVEMYGADPQRVHVVEPGVDLDRFRPAGPGAARAARARLGLPADRQVVLFAGRVQALKAPDVLVRALGVLRATGRPVPLLLVLGGPSGRPTAVRELLALASTCGVADDVVVRPPAPRTELPEWYRAADVVAMPSRSESFGLVAAEAQATGVPVLAAAVGGLRTVVEDEVSGRLVPGHDPAVWADVLADALADDARRARWAASARGVAERFGWEAAAEQVLKVYRVAAEHRRT from the coding sequence GTGACCGCAGAGCGAGCGCCCCGCGTCGCCATGCTCTCGGTGCACACGTCCCCGCTCGACCAGCCCGGCACCGGCGACGCGGGCGGCATGAACGTGTACGTCCTCGAGCTCGCGCGCGCCCTCGCGGCCCGCGGCTCCCGTGTCGAGGTGTTCACCCGGGCCACGTCGTCCGACCTGCCCGAGACGGTGGTGCTCGACGGCGCCGACGCCGACGGCCGCCCCCTCGCCCCCACCGACGCCCGCGACGTGCTGCTCGCGTGCGACGTCGACCCCGGCGTGACCCCGCCCGTGCTCGTGCACCACGTGCCCGCCGGTCCGTTCGAGGTGCTCGACAAGAACGACCTGCCCGGCGTGCTGTGCGGCATGGCCGCCGGGGTGCTGCGCTCCGAGGCCGCCCGCCGGCCCGGCTGGTACGACGTCGTGCACTCCCACTACTGGCTGTCCGGCCAGGTCGGTGCGATCGCCGCCCAGCGCTGGGAGGTGCCGCTCGTGCACACCGCGCACACGCTCGCCCGGGTGAAGAACGCGAACCTCGGCCCGGGGGACACCCCGGAGCCCACGGGCCGCGTCATGGGGGAGGAGCAGGTCGTCGCGGGGGCCGACGCGCTCGTCGCCTCGACGGCCGTCGAGGCCCGCGAGCTCGTCGAGATGTACGGCGCCGACCCCCAGCGCGTGCACGTCGTCGAGCCGGGCGTCGACCTCGACCGGTTCCGCCCGGCCGGCCCGGGGGCCGCGCGCGCGGCCCGTGCCCGGCTGGGGCTGCCCGCGGACCGGCAGGTCGTGCTGTTCGCCGGGCGCGTGCAGGCCCTCAAGGCCCCGGACGTGCTGGTCCGCGCCCTCGGCGTGCTGCGCGCCACCGGCCGTCCCGTGCCCCTGCTGCTGGTGCTCGGCGGCCCCAGCGGCCGCCCCACCGCCGTGCGCGAGCTGCTCGCGCTCGCGTCCACGTGCGGCGTCGCCGACGACGTGGTGGTCCGCCCGCCCGCGCCCCGCACCGAGCTGCCCGAGTGGTACCGGGCCGCCGACGTGGTGGCGATGCCCTCGCGCTCGGAGTCGTTCGGGCTGGTCGCCGCCGAGGCCCAGGCCACCGGCGTGCCCGTGCTCGCCGCCGCCGTCGGCGGCCTGCGCACGGTCGTCGAGGACGAGGTCTCCGGCCGCCTCGTGCCCGGCCACGACCCGGCCGTGTGGGCCGACGTCCTCGCCGACGCCCTCGCCGACGACGCGCGCCGGGCCCGGTGGGCCGCGTCCGCCCGCGGGGTCGCCGAGCGGTTCGGCTGGGAGGCCGCCGCCGAGCAGGTGCTCAAGGTGTACCGCGTGGCCGCGGAGCACCGCCGGACCTGA